GAAGTAAGTCAGGGCCTAGCGTTCCTTGGGCTACTACCGCAAGCGGTTGGTTGGGACCAATTTGTTCGCTTGTAAGATTTACTAAAATTTCGATTTCCTCCGCTCGTACCGCAACAAGACTTTTATGCGTTAATACGCCTGTAAACCATAAATTTATCGGGACTCCGTCGATTACTGAATCACCTCCTTTAATAAATCCTGGGCTTAGTTCGCCTGTCCCGCTTAGATCCGGAATAATTAGTTCATACCCTTCTTTCGCTAGTTGATCTGCCCATTCACCGTTTTTGGCAGCAATTTCTTTGCCCCTGTCGTCCAGCAATATTAAGGTTTTGCTCGGTTTGCGCTTTGGCTTGATCCACAGTACCGGCAAAAAGTAACTGCCCGTACCTTTAACAAGGTATTTTTCAATCGAGTAGGAATCACGCTGTAACCGTCCAGAAAAAATCAGTTCTCCTTGTCCAGTTGGCTTTTCATAGCCCGTTATCGTTTCAACTGTTTTTTGTAGCGTAGAGATGGATTTACCTTGACGCACTTTATGGCTTGAAAGGTATTTTTGGGTCAACGAAAATAAGGATTCACTGGTTAATGAAGCTAAAGCCTGTCCGTTAGGAGTGACATACAAGTCCGCTTCTTTGAAAAGAGGAACGTTAAGATCCGTGGAACTGCCGGGGTTGTTCAGGTATTTTTGAAAAAAGGTGTAGCAAGCTTCTCTATTTTTAACCGTTGAGATGTGCTCTGCATCATCTTCCACCATCGCTAAATCAGTTCCTTTTCCGAAAGCGGTATAGGCTCTCTGCGCTTCATGAAACAGATCACGGGCTCCCTGAATACTGAATATATCCCGTGTGGTGCTGACAATTAACGTCGGTTTAGGTGCGCGGACCTCCAAATAATCAGCCAGATCAAGCCCATGTTCAAGCCCATAAAGCAAATTTTGTTCAGCATCCTGGGGGCCTCCCGAGCGCAGTAACTTATCGTACGTAGTCAAGTAACATTCCGGCGCAGCAGCTACGATCCGGTCGTCCATTGCGGCAATGTATGTGCATTGAGTGCCTCCTCCCGAACGACCCGTAATACCAATGCGGTTTGGGTCTACTTCTGGACGACTAACCAGATAATCGACCGCCCGGATTCCGTCCCAGATGAAATAATTAGCCGGGGAAAGTCCAGCGATAAACGATTGAACTCCGGGATACGAATGCTCATTGACGGGTAACTGTTTAACGACTGAATCGTCGCCGTACTGTCTTCGTTCACCCTGACCGATGGGATCGAAAGCCAGTACGACAAAGCCTTTTTTGACATAATTGAGAATCACGCGCTGGTATGGCTCAGCCCTAAAACCGCTTAAGTTGTGACCGCTGCAATACACGATAGCCGGAAGCTTACCTGTCCGATTCTTGGGGATAAAAAGGCCTGCTGTAACAAAATAATTAGGTCTTGATTCGAAATAAAGCTTTTCTACGCTAAAATCGTCCCGTTGAATTCGGCCCGTGATCACTGGATTTAGCTGCGTTTTTTCGGGAAACGGACCGATTGCAATTGCGAGTTTTCTACGAATTTCTGCTTGCCGTTTTTGCCAGTCGGACTTCGATTTTATCTTTTCGATGGCAACTTGTCGCTGAGCAAGCTGGGTAAAGGCTCGCTGGCATAAATGCCGGTACAAACTGCTGGACGGTACGGCTGCTTCGTAATTCCAGTATGGTAAAACGGATAGCTCCTGCTGGGCTAGAATAGCATGGGAAACGAGTATAAATAAACCAATTAATCGACTTCGATTCAGCATAGCACGGAGACGGGCAGTCATAAATTTGCAGCGTTAGCAACCTGGATTTTACGCCATAGCTGGATTGCGCTCAATTTCAGATTGGGGAATAGAAACCAGCTAATTTCCTTCGTTAAAAGCCCATAACTGAAAACCTCTACCTACCAAGTTTTTGACCCGTAGCCAAACTTCGTAACCAAGTGTAACAATTGCTTACAAATCAGTTATAATGTATAGAAAGATTGGGTTAGTGAAGGTGTTTTGATGCGCGTTCATTACCAGTTAACGAGAAAGGGCCAAAACAGTCTGTTCTGGCCCTTTCTCGTTAATTAAAATTGCTTACAGTCTACCGCCGTATACGGACATGGCAAGACCTCCATACGAGTGACCATCGTTTATATTTCCGTAAGCTGTTATACCAACACCAATCCATTTAAGGATTGCTACAAACCGTGCCCCAAGGGGTAAGCCGACGGCTGAATAGTTTGTTTTCTCGTATCTACTGATGGTAATAGCGGAGCAAGGCTGTGGGCGAATGAGCTAGATTTTGGCAGACGGCGCCTATGGTAAAAGTAAATTTGTTGGCGCATGACTCAGCGCAGTGGGTGACATGCCGAACTTTTTCTTGAAGGCATACGAGAAGTGAGAAATCGTTTCAAACCCCAGTTCGAGGTAAATAGCTGAGGGTTTTTGCTGTTTAGTTTCGATAAGGTATTTGGCTTCGCTCAGCCGCCTGTCCTGTAGCCAGTGACGGGGCGGAACACCAAAGGTTTTACCGAAATCACGTTTGAAAGCGGCCAGGCTGCGGCCAGTAAGCTGGGCGAACTTTTCAATGGGTACATTGAAATGAAAGTTACTAAGCATAAACTTCTCCAAATCAATTTTGTAAGGAGCAGAAAAATTGAACAGTAAGTCGCGAAGCTGGGGCAAAGCAAGCAAGAGTAATTTGACGCCCTCTTTCAACTTCAGAATACCCATCTCGTCGGTTAGGCTTGCTCCCGAGCTGCGAGCGTAGGGAACAATCGACTGAAAATAGCCTTGTAGGAATTCGTTGGTTGGGATTAAGGTATTGAGCAAACCAGTATACTTCTGGTTTGCTTCGAGCTTTTCTTCTAACGCAATCTTACGCAGCAGCTCCTCCTGCAACGATATGACAATAGTTTCATAGTTACCTCCGGGTGGCGGAACTTTGGTAAGCGTACCCAATTGGTTTTTGCTGATCAGCAGCATGTCTCCGCCGGTCATCGAAACGGTTTGCCCGGAGGTTTCTAGGATAAACTCGCCTGAAACCTGTAAAATCAAGGTGTGATGGTTCCATACACATACTTTCTCCCTTCGCTCCGCAGAGTGGTACGAATAAAAGATCACACCGGGTAGGATTTCGGCTGGACTGGTCATTTAGCGTTGTAAGTAAGTGCCGCCACGTATGGCACCGACAGCAAATGTAGCGTTTAACGTATTCATCTCTTCTGGGGTGAATTCAATAGCCATCGCTTCCATATTCTGGGGCAAGCGCGACCGACGGCTCATACTTACTAACGGCATAATATGGTCGCCTTGTTCCTTTACCCAGGCAATTGCCAGCTGGGTTGGCGTACAGCCTTTGCTGTTGGCTAGTTGCTTTAAGATGTCGACTTTTTCCAGATTATAAATCAAATTGTCTCCCTGAAAACGAGAGAAATGGTTTCGATAATCGTCTTGGGGCAGCGGGGCATTCAACTCACCGGTCAACAAGCCTTCCGCCGTATTAGCGAAGGCCACGACAGCAATGCCTAATTCCTTAGCGGCAGGCAGCAGATCATTCTCTATTTGACGATCCGCCAGCGAATAGCCGATCTCCAGCGCACTAATGGGATGAATGCGGTTGGCTTGGCGAAGTTGGTCAGCCGTAATTTCCGAAACGCCAATGGTACGCACTTTTCCTTCTTTGATCAAATCGGCAACCGTCCCAATAATGTCTTCCAGCGGTACGCTGTTATCCATTCGGCTAGGCTGGTAGAGATCAATGGTGTCAATTCCCAAGCGGGTCAGGGAATAGTTGATAAAGTTCTTGATCGCGACGGGGCGTAGATCCATCCCCAACCATTGACCGTTGTGAAAAATAGCCCCAAATTTTACGCTGATGAAGGCATCGTCGCGTCTTCCTTTGATGGCTTTGCCGATCAGCAGTTCGTTATGACCAGCTCCGTAGAAGTCGCCGGTGTTTAAAAAATTAATACCTCTGTCCAAGGCTTCATGGATGGTGGCAATGCTTTCGGTTTGGTCAGGAGTAGCCCCGCCCCAGATCGAAGACATCCGCATACAGCCTAAACCAAGTTTGGAAACGAGTGGTCCGTTTTGACCCAGTTGAATTTTTGCGATAGTTTTCATGCCACAAAGATCAATCTTTACAAAACGTGCTAGTTTCTTCTACGGCTCAGCTATTTTGCTTGTACGGCTCATCGAAGCTAGGGCAAGACCAGTGTTTGTGGGCAAATGAGATTGGTACAGACCAACTGTTATCTACATCGGAGCAGCGAATCAGCTGTCTTCGTCTTCGCCCTTTTTATTCTACACGGACTTTCTAACAAAGTGACTGCTAGAGCACAGTGGAAGGTTTGTTGAGGTCCGCAACTAAAACCATAGTCGATAAAACTAAAAAATAAAACGACATCGGTTATATTTAAGCAATGACTACTTTTCAGCTTATTGGAATCGCTGACGAAAACCGACAACGTCCATCTGAAAGCACGCTATTGGCTTTGCTATCTGGTGGACTCGACTATTTTTATGATCGCTCGGCTGCGGCTGAAACCTCACTGAAAAGCAGCACGAACGCTCGGTCACGTACGTTGCTAGCCGCTCCAAACCCTGGTGAAGTTCGCGCTCCGTTCCGCTGGCACCTGAAAGAAGCCGACCGAATGCGTTTGTTTGGCAACGAAGAGCCCCTTTCCGAAAAACCGTTTTCGACCAGTATTCATCAACTAAACGACTGGCCAACTCTAGCCGGTCAGGTTGAACTGGTTTTTTACAGTCCGATATTCCCAAGCATTAGCAAGCCCGGCTATGGTCCTTCGGTTCAGCTAGACAGGCTGGCCCAGCAGATTAAGCTCATCCGCGAACAGCACGGACATCGGGCTTTACCTCGCCTGATTGGCTTAGGTGGCATTAGCGCCAATAACGTACGGCTGGTCCATCAAGCGGGTTTCGACGGGGCTGCTCTGATGGGAGCGCTTTGGCAAAGCCCTAACCCCGTGGCTGCTCTCCAACAAATCAGGGCGTCAATCTACACCTAGCCGCCGAACAGCGTTCAGTCCACCCGCCAGATTCAGCACATTAGCGTAACCATGTTTTCTTAGAAACTGTACCGCCTGACGACTTCGTCCACCCAACTGACAATGGATTACAACCGGTCGGTCCGCCGGAACGCGTTCCGGGTGCTGATGTAAAGTTACCAAAGGAATCAGGGTACCGCCCAGGTTATCCCGCCTATATTCGTCAGCCTCGCGAACATCGATCAATAACGGAGCATCAGGACGGGCCATCCAGTCGAGGAGAGTTGCCGCGTCCAGTTCAGGAACGGAATCGACCACTTCGACCGGGCTGCAGACAGGCTGCTGATCGGGTAGCGACTGAATAATTTTGTTGTTGGGGTCGGCAGTCAATGAGAACGTATTGAACGAGCACGTCAGAGCGTTGAATGTCAGTAAGGTTCCGCTTAGCACGTCACCGATACTCGTGATGAGTTTGATGGCTTCAGCCGCCATCAGGCAGCCGGTAATGCCGGGTAATACCCCCAGCACCCCCACTTCTCCGCAGGCTTCCAGTTCACTTGGGTCCGGGTACAGGCAGCGGTAAGTGGGACCATCTCCATAATTGAAAACGCTAACCTGTCCTTCAAATTGGTAGATTGAGCCGAACACCAGCGGTTTATTCAGCAGCACGCAGGCGTCGTTGACTAGATAGCGGGTCGCAAAATTGTCGGAACCGTCGATCACCAAATCATACGCACCTAATGTTTTGAGGATATTAGTCTTATCCAGAAAAAAAGGGTATGCCACAACCTGAACGTGCGGATTCTGGCGATTCAGTAGCAGAGCGGCTACCTCAGCTTTGTTCTGCCCGACATGTTCCGGCGAAAAGAGAATCTGCCGTTGCAGGTTACTTTCGGCCACGCTGTCGCCGTCGATAACACCCAGCGTACCAACGCCAACAGCCGTCAGGTACTGCGCCACTGGGCATCCCAGCCCACCGGCCCCCACTAAGGCTACCCGCGAACGCTTGAGTTGCTGCTGACCGGTCAGGCCAACCTGGGGCAGTCGAATGTGTCGGTCGTACCGATTCAGTTCGGCTTCTGTCATAGCTGTACCAGTGTTTTATCCCAATCTTTCCAAACCGGCTCGTAGCCCTGCCGTCGGATCACCTCGGCCATCTCAGCGGGACTGCGTTCGTCGGAAATGGCGAACTGTTCGAGCGATTGCGGTTCTACCACGTAGCCCCCCGGATTGGTTTTTGATCCGGCGCTTAAGCTGGTAATTCCCAATTTCAGTACGTGATCGCGGAAGCGGGGCGTTTCGCGGGTGGAAAGCGATAACTCAACTTCTTCGTTGAACAGACGATAGGCACATATGAGCTGAACCAGATCACGGTCGCTCATGCACCGCTCGAAGGTTTTAGCCGTAATCATATCGTTTTCCAGCAGATCGATGGGACGCAGACGGGGGAAGGAAACGCTGTAGCGAGTTTGCCAATAAGTCCGTTCCAGGTGTTGCAGATGAGCCGCCGTAAAAAAGCTATCCGTACGCCAGTCTTCCAGCCCTAACAAAGCCCCCAGCCCGATGCGATGGATTCCCGCCCGGCCCAGTCGATCCGGTGTTTCAATCCGATACAAAAAATTTGATTTCTTACCCTTCGGATGGTGATTCCGGTACGTAGCCTGGTGGTACGTTTCCTGGTAGACCAGTACCGTGTTCAAACCTTCGCTGATTAGTTCCTCGTACTCTGGCTGGTCGAGTGGCTGTACTTCCATCGACACCTGAGCGAAATACTCACGTAGCAGCCGAATGGCGTTTTTCAAATACGGTACGCCGACGGTCTGGTTGGCTTCCCCCGTCACCAGCAGGATATGTTCGTAGCCCAACTGCTGTACAGCCTCAGCTTCTCGCCGGATTTCGTCGTCGGTTAGCGTCCGGCGCCGGATTTTGTTGTCCAGACTGAAAGCGCAGTAGGTACAAATATTCTGACACTCGTTCGAAAGGTACAGGGGAGCGTAAAGCTGGACAGTCCGGCCGAAACGTTGCTGGGTCAATTGATGACTAAGCTGCGCCATCGGTTCCAGGTACGCCTGAGCCGCCGGAGAAATCAGCGCCTTGAAATCGTCGAGTGTACGCCGGGACCGCGCCAGTGCCTGTTCAACCTGTTGGGGCGTGGTTGCGTAAATGTCGCGCAGAACGGTA
This window of the Spirosoma oryzicola genome carries:
- a CDS encoding alpha/beta hydrolase family protein, with translation MTARLRAMLNRSRLIGLFILVSHAILAQQELSVLPYWNYEAAVPSSSLYRHLCQRAFTQLAQRQVAIEKIKSKSDWQKRQAEIRRKLAIAIGPFPEKTQLNPVITGRIQRDDFSVEKLYFESRPNYFVTAGLFIPKNRTGKLPAIVYCSGHNLSGFRAEPYQRVILNYVKKGFVVLAFDPIGQGERRQYGDDSVVKQLPVNEHSYPGVQSFIAGLSPANYFIWDGIRAVDYLVSRPEVDPNRIGITGRSGGGTQCTYIAAMDDRIVAAAPECYLTTYDKLLRSGGPQDAEQNLLYGLEHGLDLADYLEVRAPKPTLIVSTTRDIFSIQGARDLFHEAQRAYTAFGKGTDLAMVEDDAEHISTVKNREACYTFFQKYLNNPGSSTDLNVPLFKEADLYVTPNGQALASLTSESLFSLTQKYLSSHKVRQGKSISTLQKTVETITGYEKPTGQGELIFSGRLQRDSYSIEKYLVKGTGSYFLPVLWIKPKRKPSKTLILLDDRGKEIAAKNGEWADQLAKEGYELIIPDLSGTGELSPGFIKGGDSVIDGVPINLWFTGVLTHKSLVAVRAEEIEILVNLTSEQIGPNQPLAVVAQGTLGPDLLHAAVFCNKINQIVLLNALSAYQAIMDEKNYKTQFIPSAVAGALPAYDLPLLVDFLGNRNVLIINPRNAVNEEITSQAAGEIYNAALRKEKTTLSLQQSVKPESYSQAIISWLQNQ
- a CDS encoding helix-turn-helix domain-containing protein, whose amino-acid sequence is MTSPAEILPGVIFYSYHSAERREKVCVWNHHTLILQVSGEFILETSGQTVSMTGGDMLLISKNQLGTLTKVPPPGGNYETIVISLQEELLRKIALEEKLEANQKYTGLLNTLIPTNEFLQGYFQSIVPYARSSGASLTDEMGILKLKEGVKLLLLALPQLRDLLFNFSAPYKIDLEKFMLSNFHFNVPIEKFAQLTGRSLAAFKRDFGKTFGVPPRHWLQDRRLSEAKYLIETKQQKPSAIYLELGFETISHFSYAFKKKFGMSPTALSHAPTNLLLP
- a CDS encoding aldo/keto reductase; amino-acid sequence: MKTIAKIQLGQNGPLVSKLGLGCMRMSSIWGGATPDQTESIATIHEALDRGINFLNTGDFYGAGHNELLIGKAIKGRRDDAFISVKFGAIFHNGQWLGMDLRPVAIKNFINYSLTRLGIDTIDLYQPSRMDNSVPLEDIIGTVADLIKEGKVRTIGVSEITADQLRQANRIHPISALEIGYSLADRQIENDLLPAAKELGIAVVAFANTAEGLLTGELNAPLPQDDYRNHFSRFQGDNLIYNLEKVDILKQLANSKGCTPTQLAIAWVKEQGDHIMPLVSMSRRSRLPQNMEAMAIEFTPEEMNTLNATFAVGAIRGGTYLQR
- a CDS encoding thiamine phosphate synthase, which codes for MTTFQLIGIADENRQRPSESTLLALLSGGLDYFYDRSAAAETSLKSSTNARSRTLLAAPNPGEVRAPFRWHLKEADRMRLFGNEEPLSEKPFSTSIHQLNDWPTLAGQVELVFYSPIFPSISKPGYGPSVQLDRLAQQIKLIREQHGHRALPRLIGLGGISANNVRLVHQAGFDGAALMGALWQSPNPVAALQQIRASIYT
- the moeB gene encoding HesA/MoeB/ThiF family protein; translated protein: MTEAELNRYDRHIRLPQVGLTGQQQLKRSRVALVGAGGLGCPVAQYLTAVGVGTLGVIDGDSVAESNLQRQILFSPEHVGQNKAEVAALLLNRQNPHVQVVAYPFFLDKTNILKTLGAYDLVIDGSDNFATRYLVNDACVLLNKPLVFGSIYQFEGQVSVFNYGDGPTYRCLYPDPSELEACGEVGVLGVLPGITGCLMAAEAIKLITSIGDVLSGTLLTFNALTCSFNTFSLTADPNNKIIQSLPDQQPVCSPVEVVDSVPELDAATLLDWMARPDAPLLIDVREADEYRRDNLGGTLIPLVTLHQHPERVPADRPVVIHCQLGGRSRQAVQFLRKHGYANVLNLAGGLNAVRRLGVD
- the thiH gene encoding 2-iminoacetate synthase ThiH translates to MRNENNWFDRYDWNTVLRDIYATTPQQVEQALARSRRTLDDFKALISPAAQAYLEPMAQLSHQLTQQRFGRTVQLYAPLYLSNECQNICTYCAFSLDNKIRRRTLTDDEIRREAEAVQQLGYEHILLVTGEANQTVGVPYLKNAIRLLREYFAQVSMEVQPLDQPEYEELISEGLNTVLVYQETYHQATYRNHHPKGKKSNFLYRIETPDRLGRAGIHRIGLGALLGLEDWRTDSFFTAAHLQHLERTYWQTRYSVSFPRLRPIDLLENDMITAKTFERCMSDRDLVQLICAYRLFNEEVELSLSTRETPRFRDHVLKLGITSLSAGSKTNPGGYVVEPQSLEQFAISDERSPAEMAEVIRRQGYEPVWKDWDKTLVQL